The genomic interval TCGACAGTTCACCTGGCTCCAATGGCTTGTTTTCTTGGAACTGACAATTTACTGTCAGCTTGACAAAAATAACCATCAGAAACTCTTCAGGGAAATCcctaatttcatgtttttattttaagctcACCTACACTCTTCGTTTTAGCTAAACAATTAACCTGCATCTACTAGCAAAGTGTCTAATCGCTCACTTTTTTGGATGTAAAACAGATTACTCTGTTTGCTTTCAGCAGAAACATTCAGATCATTTGGATACACGAAAGCCAAACAGTGGAACCATGTTTGGATGCTGGATTACCTCATTTCTCTTTCTTCTGGCAACCTCTGAGGTATTTGTTTGTcttaaataattcatataaaagTTATACAcagatttatataattttaatgatttaacttgctattgtaaaataaatgatcatTAACTGTCACAAAACAAACTGATCCATGAAAAGTTTTTAAGCATTCGGTAATTTGAGTGTGTTACATGTGCTCAACTATTATGCAATTCAGAGGTCTTGGACAGACAAACAAAgatttgttttcaaatgtttatgTATCTGCCATTTCTGTTGTTCATTATCTAATGTCATTGTtgatctttttaattttttgttcaataGTTTTTTGTGGTGGTCCTCTCAGAGAACAACACTGGAGGTACGGCACAAAAGAATGCCCATGAAATGGACTTCACTCGTCACAATATTTTGACCGCCCAGTTTGAATGTTTTCAGAAGATTATGAAAGACACTAATCACAACAGAACAGGTGAGAGAACCCTATTTCACAAAGATTCTTGACTATAAGCAATAGCTATAAACTACACCCTGGCATGTAGCTTAGGGGAACTCATAGCAGTTACAGAATCCCCCTGTAAAAGGAAGGTTTATTTTCTGCCCTCAGTCTCAGTCAGTCTCTAACTTGGATGTTCTTAAGAAAATTATGGGACATGGATCTGTTTTGTCACATCATTCTGGAACGTACAGGAAGGCTCCTACGTGAACAGATGATTAAATGGAAACATTCTGTGGGGTGTGTCCTACAACATGCATTTGTTCATTTACAGAAGCCCAACATTAGCTGTCTGGCCTTGGATTTAAGATTCATTGCTGTCTATGAGATACAAGTTACAAATAAAAGACAGAGATTAAAGCTCAACAAGGGGAGATGGATGTTCTGTGACAGCTGTTAGAAGCTGTTTGGCAAAGACCCTCAAAAGTGAGGATCCATTTGCAGCTCACTAGAGAGATACAACATGTATAGAGTGCAACAGTGTCCACCCACATTTTCTAGACATggtttccattcattttttcccatagagataaaaaaaaaaagtcttcattAAAGTGCCAAAAAAACAACGCAGCTAGTTACAAGGTGAATTACAGCATTATGAAGTTTGACTGAATCAAAAAAGGATttgaaaaaggacaaaaatacaAGATTGTGTACTTAAAGGGATGGGTtacccaaaaaatttaaattctgtcattaattactcagccccatgttgttccaaacccgtaagaccttcgttcatcttcagaacacaaattaagatatttaggtTGAAaacaagagctttctgaccctgcataaacagcaacgcaactgccacatttaaggcccagaaaggtagtaaggacatcgttaaaatagtccatgtgacatcagtggttcaaccttaattttatgtagCTACAAGAATGCATGCATTGTGGCATTCTCATTAAAGCACAATGAAGAAGAAAgaacagaagaaattgttgattaaagttgttatttttgctttctttgtgcacaaaaagtattctcgtagcttcataacattgtgGTTAATAAAAAAGTCTGATTATGATtggtaaaatagtccacgtaacatcagtggtttaaccgtaatgaTATAAAGCTActgtttgtgcacaaagaaaacaaaaataacgactttaatcaaaaatttcttctcttctgtgtcagtcttcagtgGGCTTTCATGAAAATgcattcataaaattaaggttgaaccactgatggcacatggactgttttaacaatgtccttactacctttctgggccttgaacgtggtagtaccgatatatgcaggttcagaaagctctcagatttcatcaaaaatatcttaatttgtgttccgaagttgaacaaaggtcttacaggtttggaatgacatgagggtgagtgattcatttaatttattcattcattcaagtaattaattcattcatttttgggtgagctatctcATTAATAATGCAATGACTGTAAAGAACTATaatggtgtttgtgtgtatggatatagatatatgtagtttacatttattgcaaaatatgcatatatttacaaatatttaagtagTTGAGAGTGTGGTGTTTCATGGGACTGACCACGACTCtcttattgttgttattttctttacagtatcatgggtaatgtagtttccACCACAAAATATCGCTGTTATGCACAATTCTTTGAAAAGTAGGCTGAAATAATGCAAACTGATGGCTTCAACAAAAGCGTATTTCACTGACAACCTCAGAGCTCACAGTGAAGTATATctgtgtttaaaggagaagttcacttccagaacaaaaatgtacatataatttactcacttcattgtcatccaagatgttcatgcctttctttgttcagtcgtaaagaaattatgttttttaaggaaaacatttcaggaattatctccatataacggacttttatggtgcctgcgagtttaaatgtgcaaaatgctgtgtcagtgcagcttcaaagggctctaaaaaaATTCCCAGCCAATAAGAccaataagggtcttatctagcaaacgatcagtcattttctaaaaaaaaaaaaaaaaaataatgtactttttaacctcaaatgctagccttgtctagctctgtgatgcacatgtataatctgtgtaatccgggtcaatacagttagggtatgtcaaaaaactcccatctcattttctcctccaacttcaaaatccttgtacatcgctgttttaccttttttgtaaagagtgtttgaccttctttgcacgttcactttgtaaacacttggtcGGTACATCTGCAGCAATGTaagacgattttaaagttggaggagaaaataagatgggagttttttgacataccctaactgtattgaatgGTGCACAGACTACGcttgcacatcgcagagctacacaagaccagcatttgaggttaaaaagtatataaattgtttttttttttagaaaatgacagattgttttgctagataagacccttattccttggctggggtcgtttagagccctttgaagctgcactgaaactgcattttggacgttcaaaataACAGGCACCATTAACGTCCACTATATCAGgataattcctgaaatattttcctcaaaaaacaatttctttacacctgaagaaagaagggcatgaacatcttggatgacaacggggtgagaacattgtctgtatattttaattctggaagtaaacttcccCTTTAAGGgttaagttattgttaaaaatcacTTTCCCCATGGAGAAAATTAATGGAATATTTACTGTTGCACTCTacatacagttttttttgttattattgctAAAAGATCTTGTCTTGTCTGAAAAGCTAAATGTAGACACCAAGTATGACCAATttcttatattattaataactgcAAATAACTGTATTGCAGATGGTTCTATGTGTAAACGGACCTGGGATGGGTGGCTGTGCTGGGACGATTTGGAAGCAGGAGTCACTTCAGCCCAGCACTGTCCAGACTACTATACTGACTTTGACACCTCAGGTGAGTCCcatgttagattttttttaaatcttgccCATTGAATAAAGGTTACTTCATTATACGTGAACTTTATATAAAAGCCTGACTAAtccaaattgtgttttttagaaATGGCAACAAAGATTTGTACTGATACAGGCCATTGGTTCGTTCACCCAGAGAGTAACAGAACATGGACAAATTACACGGGCTGTACTCATATGACTAATGATCAAAAAAAGGTGAGCTCCAATTTAGGACTACATTCCGTCTTCAAAATCTACACACTTTGCTTCGCATAACTTTTGCTTGTGTTCATAGTtttgtatatttactgtagctttttactttctttcttttttagacAGCACTTAATCTCTACTACTTGGCTTTGATTGGTCATGCATTGTCGCTGATATCTTTGTTTACTTCTCTGGggatatttttctattttaagtaAGTAAAAGATCTTGCCACCACATCATATAAACATACCTCCCTTTTCACCCAATCTAATATGGTTTGCTGTTTTCTTCCACTCAGGAGCTTAAGTTGTCAGAGGATAACTCTACACAAGAATCTGTTCTTCTCTTTTGTGCTGAACTCAGTTATAACCATCATCTTTTTCACTTGTGTTGCAAACAACCAAGAAGTAACACAAGCCAACCCAGTAAGTGTACAAAAAGAGCAGCGGACTCTCACATCATGCATGATATGACCAGGAATGCGTATTAAGGAAGAAAACAGGGTCATATTGATTTCACATTGATGTTTTTTCTCTCAGGTGAGCTGTAAAGTGTCCGTGTTTATCCACCATTATCTCCTGGGCTGTAACTACTTCTGGATGTTGTGTGAGGGAATCTACTTGCACACACTCATCGTGGTGGCAGTGTTTGCTGAGAAGCAGCACCTCATGTGGTATTACCTTTTAGGATGGGGTACGTTTTTATAATTGCCTCGTCTGACAAAAATGCACCAAAATAAAGCAgctttctgaaatgtttttcaacattttcttaaatgtttCCAGGCTTCCCGTTAATACCTGCATTTATCCATGCAATATCCCGAAGTTATTACTACAATGACAAGTGAGTTAAGTCGAAATTTGATCCTGCTTAATGATTCTGGTTCCATAATCATTCCATAAACATTTCCTTTGAGGATTATCTTTAGCAAATGAAAAGTGCTTTAATATATATGattaatacttatttttacagtatCAACCAAATTGTTTTGAGagcatattttaatgttatatattcatttgattttgatgtaTTCATTGAATGTAGCATATAcagtgtgtatacatatatacactttcaaaaagttttaaataattaagatttttttaagaatccTATTGGAAGGCATCTCTTATTCTCACAAGGGCtgtatgtacagttgaggtcaaaagtttacatacaccttgcagaatctgcaaaatgttaacaattttaccaaaataagagggatcatacaaaatgcatgttattctttatgtagtactgacgtgaataagatatttcacataaaagaagtttacatatagtccacaagagaaaataatagttgaatttataaaaatgaccctgttcaaaagtttacatacgctttattcttaatactgtgttacctgaatgatccacagtttgtttgtttattgatagttgttcatgagtcccttgtttgtcctgaatagttaaattgcccgctgttcttcagaaaaatctttcaggtcccacaaattatttgtttttttcagcaatttttgtgtatttgaacccttaccaacattgactgtatgattttgagatccatcttttcacactgaggacaactgagggactcatatgcaactattacagaaggttcaaacactcactgatgctccagaaggaaacacaatgtattaagagccagggtaatgcattgtgtttcagggtaaaaaaaaaaaatctgggtaAATTTAACTCATTTTGTTCTCTGGGCAGTTTTTtgtgtagcttctgaagggcagtactaaatgaaaaaaatatgatatttaggcaaattaagaaaaatgtacatattttagttctgtttaaaagtttacaatcctggctcttaatgcattgtttttccttctggagcatcagtgaccatttgaaccttctgaacaactatcagtaaacaaaaaaacacagctgtggatcattcaggtaacaacacagtattaagaaccaagtgtatgtaaacttttgaacagggtcatttttataaattcaactattactttctcttgtggactatatgtaaactatAGACTACATgtcttttttatgtaaattatcttattcaggtcagtactaaacaaaaataacatgcattttgtatgatccctcatattttggtaaaataattagattctgcaaggtgtatgtaaacttttgactttaactgtatttgATGAAGAATACCAGTACAGAcagtaatatagtgaaatattattacaatttaaaataatttttctattttaatatatttaaaaaaattatttctatgATGGCTAAGCCATCaagatttataatttataatgctgaaaacagctgtactgtttaatgttttgtgttaactgtgatacactaccattcagagGTCTTggataattaaattaatatttcaattcatatttttttaaaaaagataaatcaattttttttaatcaaagaagCATTTAAATTGACAAAAGTGACAGAAACTACATTTAAACTTACAAACAAATGTTGTTTGCTTggaatttctaaaaaaaatgtttttaacattgataattatgtttttcatggtatttttgattaaataaatgtagccttggtgagcatcaCAGACTTCTTTCattcaatattaataaatatgaattttccaaacttttgaccccTAATGTATAATTCTTCATTTCCTGCCTATTCTTTCTCTGACGTCACATTAAATTCAGactgcaccaaaaaaaaaaaaaaaaaaaaaaattatgctgtCGA from Labeo rohita strain BAU-BD-2019 chromosome 6, IGBB_LRoh.1.0, whole genome shotgun sequence carries:
- the calcrlb gene encoding calcitonin gene-related peptide type 1 receptor: MFGCWITSFLFLLATSEFFVVVLSENNTGGTAQKNAHEMDFTRHNILTAQFECFQKIMKDTNHNRTDGSMCKRTWDGWLCWDDLEAGVTSAQHCPDYYTDFDTSEMATKICTDTGHWFVHPESNRTWTNYTGCTHMTNDQKKTALNLYYLALIGHALSLISLFTSLGIFFYFKSLSCQRITLHKNLFFSFVLNSVITIIFFTCVANNQEVTQANPVSCKVSVFIHHYLLGCNYFWMLCEGIYLHTLIVVAVFAEKQHLMWYYLLGWGFPLIPAFIHAISRSYYYNDNCWISSNTSLLYIIHGPICAALLVNLFFLLNIVRVLITKLKVTHQAESSLYMRAVRATLILVPLLGIQYLLLPYKPDGRLASEIFMHTMNILMHYQGLLVATIFCFFNSEVQGVLRRHWNQYRIQFGSTIANTEALRSASYTASSMTEVHRCYSIDGHMETLNGKSFHNLEATILRSDNLYM